In the genome of Augochlora pura isolate Apur16 chromosome 8, APUR_v2.2.1, whole genome shotgun sequence, one region contains:
- the LOC144474423 gene encoding cholesterol transporter ABCA5 isoform X1, which produces MEQTGRVKGTRKASFPWSTARFTGSRSSIRDWLDLTAAKQIERTSVSRRMDSCGVYLSQLRAMLVRNLLLKKREKRKTTVEIFLPLYTLGILIVLKVLPPNPNYPAMLTQRQEGGLFEALSGYKNNTIAVVPNSTETLTFLNSMNTLWLSMWDRPGKLPLNFLVFDSKDDLQAAYWRDPYSIPLAVIFEDSQPISQRLLYEIRTNPLYTNPPSPTELYSASINCRKDTSHWIGGALSIETGGSCPVNNYLHSGFLALQLIMDITKIRLDTGNTDVTVPDVQLEMFPKEAFTADWMLAFRVVIPLFMVLAISQFVTYLLILIVGEKEKKIKEGMKIMGLRDSVFWLSWFIIYSIFVLLLSAVGVILLFTLQMFQHTHFLPIFLLVVLYSFSIIMFAFMITPFFDKSRTAGVLGNFAVTILSFMYFIQVFVNDSSSIYFWVVSLLSPTGVALAMDKALVLDLQGEGVNFDNLWSGPGIPFGGSLIMMTLDIFLYACLAYYFDCVVPSEYGVKRNPWFCFLPSYWCQRKTPRVGSQYEKKQEGKSRENLGLQSYLQVPSSNGESNSFIPGEETNRDVEPVVREMKGREAIRIVDLYKSYQKCRKPETKAVNGINLTIYEGQITAILGHNGAGKTSLFNILTGLTAPTAGTALIFGYDVRDFQDMQLIRSMTGVCPQHDILFDLLTPREHLEFFAAVRGIPRSMIEHEVKKTLKDIDLSEKADTFAKYLSGGQKRKLSVGIAIIGDPKIIILDEPTAGVDPYSRRQMWSFLQSRRHGKVILLTTHFMDEADILADRKAVISKGKLRCCGSSLFLKNKFGIGYHLTLVLEGNAREPAINRLVISHVSKAEKARRHGRELSFILPHNSVESFAPLFSAIEHEIKTRASRLGINSYGVSMTTLEEVFLHLEKDEGTECTMDNLSKKMVRNRALSRSLSLQSKSTSYQSLQNEGVTVQNDNQAKGELPDGIHNDRNPPVLGLGLDPIKIRPNFLQTLYAMLRLRILRLFRNMQFLYFTIVAPLLLIALGLHLNSLQTVEVKMQSLKLNTDTYGNETKLLYVNNTDHDITALIEGIGQDVRYIEEYDGDFANLLKVAPHVAVFSVNEYSKHKINLTVAYNDTMQHSLPILINLLSNTYHRLLLGNEKLESIRVKTHPFQQTSQPQEFNIGTGSTALFIGMNFVLLPIILVVDMVYDREIKAKNQLRVNGLSFSIYFLTYFIVLVGLITFICLCILGIIFLFDVPSLQEIPALITLGGLLMLYCPASVLFSTCLSYMFDKMDSAQSILPNIATLFGAIPFILVMSLDMLGVSAAFVLHVIFSLINTLYVPYAAVYYVGRVHLMCSINAACHHLTMSDYLTTEIIIMAFGVLLHCPVWFFILLILDTRKSGGNVRDIFKHFLRNGGSVGEEIMENADVGEHEDADVKAERQKVFNLITSSSVQEPPVVLVQNLRKEYRYRELGSCGCCSKQDEEASQVQRKVAVRNLSLAVEPGEVFGLLGHNGAGKTTTMKIIIAEEAATRGRVHIGGHNINSNMSEAFRQMGYCPQHDAQWKNITVREHLECYAAIRGVPWGDIGRIVDLYLSGLQIHEHADKQTQECSGGTKRKLSFAMAMIGGPKVVLMDEPSTGMDPRSKRFLWDTILASFQGGRGAILTTHSMEEADALCSKVGIMVKGELRCIGSTQHLKNLYGAGYTLEIKLQGGDCTPTTPSGDRITSLKEFVSSLFSDATLEESFADRLVFGVPQQAVNSLAECFMQLEKAKQELDIEEYSFSQTTLEQVFLKFSHYDESNSGE; this is translated from the exons ATGGAGCAAACAGGAAGGGTTAAGGGGACAAGAAAAGCGTCGTTTCCCTGGTCCACGGCTCGGTTCACCGGATCGCGTTCGTCGATCAGGGATTGGCTTGATCTTACCGCGGCCAAAC AAATCGAGAGGACGAGTGTATCTCGCAGAATGGATTCGTGCGGGGTCTACTTGTCTCAGCTGCGAGCGATGCTCGTGAGGAATCTGTTGCTGAAGAAGCGAGAGAAACGGAAGACCACGGTG GAGATCTTTTTGCCTCTCTACACTCTGGGCATCTTGATCGTGCTGAAAGTGTTACCCCCGAACCCGAATTACCCGGCGATGCTGACGCAGAGACAAGAGGGTGGTTTGTTCGAGGCACTCAGTGGATACAAGAACAACACGATTGCCGTTGTTCCAAACTCGACCGAAACTTTG ACCTTCTTGAATTCGATGAATACTCTGTGGTTGTCGATGTGGGATCGTCCAGGAAAACTACCCTTGAATTTCCTGGTGTTCGACAGTAAGGACGACCTGCAGGCTGCATACTGGAGGGATCCCTACAGTATACCCCTAGCCGTGATCTTCGAAGATTCGCAGCCTATATCTCAGCGGCTTCT GTATGAGATCAGAACTAATCCATTATACACGAATCCACCCTCACCGACCGAACTGTATTCCGCCTCAATTAACTGTAGAAAGGACACCAGCCATTGGATAGGAGGTGCATTGTCGATAGAGACTGGTGGATCATGTCCTGTCAACAATTATTTGCACTCTGGATTTTTGGCATTGCAATTGATAATGGATATTACGAAGATAAGA CTAGATACAGGGAACACAGATGTAACTGTACCGGATGTTCAACTGGAAATGTTTCCAAAAGAAGCTTTCACTGCAG aCTGGATGCTGGCCTTTAGAGTTGTTATACCTCTCTTTATGGTACTGGCTATCTCACAATTCGTCACTTACCTCCTGATCCTGATAGTTGgtgaaaaggagaaaaagatCAAGGAAGGAATGAAGATAATGGGCCTAAGAGATTCTGTCTTTTG GTTGTCGTGGTTCATTATCTACAGCATTTTCGTCTTACTGCTTTCTGCCGTTGGGGTCATACTACTTTTTACACTTCAGATGTTTCAACACACACACTTTTTACCTATATTCCTTTTAGTAGTGCTCTACAGTTTCTCCATAATCATGTTTGCTTTCATGATAACACCTTTCTTTGACAAGTCAAGG ACTGCCGGTGTGCTAGGCAATTTTGCTGTCACGATACTAAGCTTCATGTACTTCATCCAAGTTTTCGTGAACGACTCCAGTTCTATTTACTTTTGGGTGGTATCGCTCCTCAGTCCAACAGGTGTTGCTTTGGCAATGGATAAG gctCTCGTGTTGGATCTACAGGGAGAAGGAGTTAACTTCGATAATCTTTGGTCTGGTCCCGGAATACCGTTTGGAGGGAGTCTTATTATGATGACATTAGACATCTTTTTGTATGCTTGCTTAGCTTATTACTTCGACTGCGTTGTACCTA GCGAATATGGAGTTAAAAGAAATCCCTGGTTCTGCTTCTTACCGAGCTACTGGTGTCAGAGAAAAACTCCACGGGTGGGTTCACAGTACGAAAAGAAACAGGAGGGAAAAAGTAGAGAAAACCTTGGTTTACAGTCGTACTTGCAGGTACCATCATCGAATGGCGAATCAAATTCTTTCATACCGGGTGAAGAAACCAACCGTGACGTCGAACCGGTGGTAAGGGAGATGAAAGGTCGCGAAGCGATCAGGATAGTCGACCTTTACAAGTCTTATCAAAAATGTCGTAAGCCAGAGACTAAAGCTGTAAATGGTATCAACCTGACCATTTATGAAGGACAAATAACCGCGATACTCGGTCACAACGGGGCTGGCAAGACGAGTCTCTTCAATATATTAACTGGCTTGACTGCACCAACTGCTGGTACTGCTTTAATTTTCGGTTACGATGTCAGAGATTTCCAGGATATGCAACTTATTAGAAGTATGACTGGTGTTTGTCCGCAACATGATATTCTTTTCGATCTCTTGACTCCTCGGGAGCACCTCGAATTCTTTGCTGCTGTGCGAGGAATTCCTAGATCAATGATAGAACACGAG GTGAAGAAAACTTTGAAAGACATTGACCTGTCCGAGAAAGCTGACACCTTTGCAAAGTATTTAAGCGGCGGTCAGAAGAGGAAATTGTCCGTAGGTATCGCCATTATCGGTGATCCAAAAATTATCATCCTCGATGAACCCACCGCCGGAGTGGATCCTTATTCCAGAAGACAAATGTGGTCCTTCCTGCAATCTAGACGTCACGGCAAAGTAATATTGTTGACAACTCATTTTATGGACGAAGCTGATATATTAGCGGACAGGAAAGCAGTAATCAGTAAAGGGAAATTGCGATGCTGTGGGAGTTCTTTATTCTTGAAGAATAAGTTTGGCATCGGGTATCATTTAAC ATTGGTGCTTGAGGGAAATGCAAGGGAGCCCGCCATTAACAGACTGGTAATCTCTCACGTATCAAAGGCAGAGAAAGCGAGACGCCACGGTCGAGAATTGAGCTTCATTTTGCCTCATAATTCCGTGGAGAGTTTTGCACCACTTTTCTCAGCCATAGAACACGAGATCAAGACCAGAGCAAGTAGATTAGGTATCAATAGCTACGGAGTGTCGATGACTACTCTGGAGGAAGTATTTCTGCACCTAGAGAAAGACGAGGGCACAGAGTGTACTATGGACAATTTATCCAAGAAAATGGTACGCAATCGTGCATTGAGCAGATCACTGTCGTTGCAGTCTAAGAGCACGTCCTACCAAAGTTTGCAAAACGAAGGCGTCACTGTCCAGAATGACAACCAAGCGAAAG GGGAGTTACCAGACGGCATCCATAACGATAGAAATCCTCCCGTTCTCGGCCTCGGATTAGACCCCATAAAGATCCGGCCTAACTTCCTACAAACCCTATACGCTATGCTTCGCCTAAGGATACTCAGGCTTTTCAGAAACATGCAGTTTTTGTACTTCACCATCGTTGCGCCTCTTTTGTTAATTGCTCTTGGCCTGCATTTGAACAGCCTTCAAACTGTCGAGGTGAAAATGCAATCTCTGAAATTAAACACTG ATACCTACGGCAATGAGACCAAACTTTTGTACGTCAACAATACCGATCACGATATCACAGCTTTGATCGAGGGGATAGGTCAGGATGTTAGATACATTGAAGAATACGATGGAGATTTCGCCAACTTATTAAAAGTCGCACCTCACGTGGCTGTCTTCAGTGTTAACGAGTACAGCaaacacaaaattaatttgaccgTCGCTTATAATGACACTATGCAACATTCTCTACCGATTTTGATAAACCTACTGTCCAACACCTACCATAG GTTGCTCTTAGGTAACGAGAAGTTAGAATCAATAAGGGTTAAAACCCATCCTTTCCAACAAACATCTCAACCACAGGAGTTTAACATCGGTACGGGCAGCACTGCTTTATTCATTGGGATGAATTTTGTCCTGTTACCAATCATTCTAGTCGTGGATATGGTCTACGATCGGGAA ATAAAAGCGAAAAATCAACTTCGCGTAAATGGTCTGTCGTTTTCAATATACTTTCTGACCTACTTTATTGTACTTGTCGGCCTGATAACGTTCATCTGTCTCTGTATACTCGGCATCATATTCCTCTTCGATGTGCCTTCGCTTCAAGAGATACCAGCACTCATCACTCTCGGTGGTCTGTTAATGCTCTATTGCCCAGCGTCCGTGCTCTTCTCCACGTGTCTCAGTTACATGTTCGACAAAATGGATTCTGCACAGAGTATTTTACCCAATATTGCCACCTTATTCGGGGCTATACCCTTTATACTAGTTATGAGTCTTGACATGTTGGGTGTta GTGCAGCGTTCGTCCTGCACGTGATCTTCTCTTTGATAAATACATTATACGTGCCATATGCTGCTGTATACTATGTCGGACGAGTCCATCTCATGTGCTCCATCAACGCCGCTTGCCACCATCTAACCATGTCTGATTATCTAActacagaaataattataatggcCTTTGGGGTGCTTCTGCACTGCCCGGTGTGGTTCTTTATACTTTTGATATTGGATACCAGAAAGAGTGGCGGCAACGTAAGAGATATTTTCAAGCATTTTCTG CGTAATGGTGGTTCTGTGGGCgaagaaataatggaaaatgcGGATGTTGGAGAACACGAGGATGCGGACGTTAAAGCCGAGAGGCAGAAAGTTTTTAATCTCATTACTTCTTCATCCGTTCAAGAACCACCTGTAGTTCTAGTACAG AATCTCAGAAAGGAGTACCGATACAGAGAATTAGGTTCCTGTGGTTGTTGCTCGAAGCAGGACGAAGAAGCCAGTCAAGTACAACGAAAAGTTGCTGTACGAAACCTTTCGTTAGCAGTCGAACCAGGAGAGGTGTTCGGTTTGTTAGGACACAATGGTGCTGGCAAAACCACTACAATGAAGATTATCATAGCAGAGGAAGCGGCCACACGAGGTAGAGTACATATTGGTGGTCACAACATCAACTCCAATATGTCAGAAGCGTTTAGACAGATGGGCTACTGTCCTCAACATGATGCTCAGTGGAAAAATATCACTGTCAGGGAACATTTAGAATGTTATGCTGCCATACGTGGTGTACCATGGGGAGATATCGGCAG aaTTGTAGACTTGTATTTGTCCGGATTACAAATTCACGAACACGCCGACAAACAGACCCAGGAATGCTCGGGAGGAACCAAAAGAAAACTCAGTTTTGCTATGGCAATGATAGGCGGTCCAAAAGTCGTTTTAATGGACGAACCCAGCACAGGGATGGATCCTAGATCGAAAAGGTTCCTGTGGGATACAATTCTAGCTAGTTTTCAG GGTGGTAGGGGAGCTATTTTAACGACTCATTCAATGGAAGAAGCTGATGCTTTGTGTTCGAAAGTGGGTATAATGGTAAAGGGAGAACTAAGGTGTATTGGCTCTACTCAACATTTAAAGAATCTCTATGGTGCTGGATACACTCTTGAGATAAAACTCCAGGGTGGTGATTGTACTCCGACGACACCATCTGGTGACAGAATTACTAGTCTGAAAGAATTCGTTTCCAGCCTGTTCTCAGATGCCACCCTCGAGGAGAGTTTCGCTGACAGATTAGTTTTCGGTGTACCCCAACAAGCAGTTAACTCGCTGGCCGAGTGCTTTATGCAGTTGGAGAAAG CCAAACAAGAACTGGACATCGAAGAGTACAGTTTCAGTCAAACCACTCTGGAACAAGTATTCCTAAAATTTTCTCATTATGACGAATCAAACTCGGGGGAATGA
- the LOC144474423 gene encoding cholesterol transporter ABCA5 isoform X3 produces MEQTGRVKGTRKASFPWSTARFTGSRSSIRDWLDLTAAKQIERTSVSRRMDSCGVYLSQLRAMLVRNLLLKKREKRKTTVEIFLPLYTLGILIVLKVLPPNPNYPAMLTQRQEGGLFEALSGYKNNTIAVVPNSTETLTFLNSMNTLWLSMWDRPGKLPLNFLVFDSKDDLQAAYWRDPYSIPLAVIFEDSQPISQRLLYEIRTNPLYTNPPSPTELYSASINCRKDTSHWIGGALSIETGGSCPVNNYLHSGFLALQLIMDITKIRLDTGNTDVTVPDVQLEMFPKEAFTADWMLAFRVVIPLFMVLAISQFVTYLLILIVGEKEKKIKEGMKIMGLRDSVFWLSWFIIYSIFVLLLSAVGVILLFTLQMFQHTHFLPIFLLVVLYSFSIIMFAFMITPFFDKSRTAGVLGNFAVTILSFMYFIQVFVNDSSSIYFWVVSLLSPTGVALAMDKALVLDLQGEGVNFDNLWSGPGIPFGGSLIMMTLDIFLYACLAYYFDCVVPSEYGVKRNPWFCFLPSYWCQRKTPRVPSSNGESNSFIPGEETNRDVEPVVREMKGREAIRIVDLYKSYQKCRKPETKAVNGINLTIYEGQITAILGHNGAGKTSLFNILTGLTAPTAGTALIFGYDVRDFQDMQLIRSMTGVCPQHDILFDLLTPREHLEFFAAVRGIPRSMIEHEVKKTLKDIDLSEKADTFAKYLSGGQKRKLSVGIAIIGDPKIIILDEPTAGVDPYSRRQMWSFLQSRRHGKVILLTTHFMDEADILADRKAVISKGKLRCCGSSLFLKNKFGIGYHLTLVLEGNAREPAINRLVISHVSKAEKARRHGRELSFILPHNSVESFAPLFSAIEHEIKTRASRLGINSYGVSMTTLEEVFLHLEKDEGTECTMDNLSKKMVRNRALSRSLSLQSKSTSYQSLQNEGVTVQNDNQAKGELPDGIHNDRNPPVLGLGLDPIKIRPNFLQTLYAMLRLRILRLFRNMQFLYFTIVAPLLLIALGLHLNSLQTVEVKMQSLKLNTDTYGNETKLLYVNNTDHDITALIEGIGQDVRYIEEYDGDFANLLKVAPHVAVFSVNEYSKHKINLTVAYNDTMQHSLPILINLLSNTYHRLLLGNEKLESIRVKTHPFQQTSQPQEFNIGTGSTALFIGMNFVLLPIILVVDMVYDREIKAKNQLRVNGLSFSIYFLTYFIVLVGLITFICLCILGIIFLFDVPSLQEIPALITLGGLLMLYCPASVLFSTCLSYMFDKMDSAQSILPNIATLFGAIPFILVMSLDMLGVSAAFVLHVIFSLINTLYVPYAAVYYVGRVHLMCSINAACHHLTMSDYLTTEIIIMAFGVLLHCPVWFFILLILDTRKSGGNVRDIFKHFLRNGGSVGEEIMENADVGEHEDADVKAERQKVFNLITSSSVQEPPVVLVQNLRKEYRYRELGSCGCCSKQDEEASQVQRKVAVRNLSLAVEPGEVFGLLGHNGAGKTTTMKIIIAEEAATRGRVHIGGHNINSNMSEAFRQMGYCPQHDAQWKNITVREHLECYAAIRGVPWGDIGRIVDLYLSGLQIHEHADKQTQECSGGTKRKLSFAMAMIGGPKVVLMDEPSTGMDPRSKRFLWDTILASFQGGRGAILTTHSMEEADALCSKVGIMVKGELRCIGSTQHLKNLYGAGYTLEIKLQGGDCTPTTPSGDRITSLKEFVSSLFSDATLEESFADRLVFGVPQQAVNSLAECFMQLEKAKQELDIEEYSFSQTTLEQVFLKFSHYDESNSGE; encoded by the exons ATGGAGCAAACAGGAAGGGTTAAGGGGACAAGAAAAGCGTCGTTTCCCTGGTCCACGGCTCGGTTCACCGGATCGCGTTCGTCGATCAGGGATTGGCTTGATCTTACCGCGGCCAAAC AAATCGAGAGGACGAGTGTATCTCGCAGAATGGATTCGTGCGGGGTCTACTTGTCTCAGCTGCGAGCGATGCTCGTGAGGAATCTGTTGCTGAAGAAGCGAGAGAAACGGAAGACCACGGTG GAGATCTTTTTGCCTCTCTACACTCTGGGCATCTTGATCGTGCTGAAAGTGTTACCCCCGAACCCGAATTACCCGGCGATGCTGACGCAGAGACAAGAGGGTGGTTTGTTCGAGGCACTCAGTGGATACAAGAACAACACGATTGCCGTTGTTCCAAACTCGACCGAAACTTTG ACCTTCTTGAATTCGATGAATACTCTGTGGTTGTCGATGTGGGATCGTCCAGGAAAACTACCCTTGAATTTCCTGGTGTTCGACAGTAAGGACGACCTGCAGGCTGCATACTGGAGGGATCCCTACAGTATACCCCTAGCCGTGATCTTCGAAGATTCGCAGCCTATATCTCAGCGGCTTCT GTATGAGATCAGAACTAATCCATTATACACGAATCCACCCTCACCGACCGAACTGTATTCCGCCTCAATTAACTGTAGAAAGGACACCAGCCATTGGATAGGAGGTGCATTGTCGATAGAGACTGGTGGATCATGTCCTGTCAACAATTATTTGCACTCTGGATTTTTGGCATTGCAATTGATAATGGATATTACGAAGATAAGA CTAGATACAGGGAACACAGATGTAACTGTACCGGATGTTCAACTGGAAATGTTTCCAAAAGAAGCTTTCACTGCAG aCTGGATGCTGGCCTTTAGAGTTGTTATACCTCTCTTTATGGTACTGGCTATCTCACAATTCGTCACTTACCTCCTGATCCTGATAGTTGgtgaaaaggagaaaaagatCAAGGAAGGAATGAAGATAATGGGCCTAAGAGATTCTGTCTTTTG GTTGTCGTGGTTCATTATCTACAGCATTTTCGTCTTACTGCTTTCTGCCGTTGGGGTCATACTACTTTTTACACTTCAGATGTTTCAACACACACACTTTTTACCTATATTCCTTTTAGTAGTGCTCTACAGTTTCTCCATAATCATGTTTGCTTTCATGATAACACCTTTCTTTGACAAGTCAAGG ACTGCCGGTGTGCTAGGCAATTTTGCTGTCACGATACTAAGCTTCATGTACTTCATCCAAGTTTTCGTGAACGACTCCAGTTCTATTTACTTTTGGGTGGTATCGCTCCTCAGTCCAACAGGTGTTGCTTTGGCAATGGATAAG gctCTCGTGTTGGATCTACAGGGAGAAGGAGTTAACTTCGATAATCTTTGGTCTGGTCCCGGAATACCGTTTGGAGGGAGTCTTATTATGATGACATTAGACATCTTTTTGTATGCTTGCTTAGCTTATTACTTCGACTGCGTTGTACCTA GCGAATATGGAGTTAAAAGAAATCCCTGGTTCTGCTTCTTACCGAGCTACTGGTGTCAGAGAAAAACTCCACGG GTACCATCATCGAATGGCGAATCAAATTCTTTCATACCGGGTGAAGAAACCAACCGTGACGTCGAACCGGTGGTAAGGGAGATGAAAGGTCGCGAAGCGATCAGGATAGTCGACCTTTACAAGTCTTATCAAAAATGTCGTAAGCCAGAGACTAAAGCTGTAAATGGTATCAACCTGACCATTTATGAAGGACAAATAACCGCGATACTCGGTCACAACGGGGCTGGCAAGACGAGTCTCTTCAATATATTAACTGGCTTGACTGCACCAACTGCTGGTACTGCTTTAATTTTCGGTTACGATGTCAGAGATTTCCAGGATATGCAACTTATTAGAAGTATGACTGGTGTTTGTCCGCAACATGATATTCTTTTCGATCTCTTGACTCCTCGGGAGCACCTCGAATTCTTTGCTGCTGTGCGAGGAATTCCTAGATCAATGATAGAACACGAG GTGAAGAAAACTTTGAAAGACATTGACCTGTCCGAGAAAGCTGACACCTTTGCAAAGTATTTAAGCGGCGGTCAGAAGAGGAAATTGTCCGTAGGTATCGCCATTATCGGTGATCCAAAAATTATCATCCTCGATGAACCCACCGCCGGAGTGGATCCTTATTCCAGAAGACAAATGTGGTCCTTCCTGCAATCTAGACGTCACGGCAAAGTAATATTGTTGACAACTCATTTTATGGACGAAGCTGATATATTAGCGGACAGGAAAGCAGTAATCAGTAAAGGGAAATTGCGATGCTGTGGGAGTTCTTTATTCTTGAAGAATAAGTTTGGCATCGGGTATCATTTAAC ATTGGTGCTTGAGGGAAATGCAAGGGAGCCCGCCATTAACAGACTGGTAATCTCTCACGTATCAAAGGCAGAGAAAGCGAGACGCCACGGTCGAGAATTGAGCTTCATTTTGCCTCATAATTCCGTGGAGAGTTTTGCACCACTTTTCTCAGCCATAGAACACGAGATCAAGACCAGAGCAAGTAGATTAGGTATCAATAGCTACGGAGTGTCGATGACTACTCTGGAGGAAGTATTTCTGCACCTAGAGAAAGACGAGGGCACAGAGTGTACTATGGACAATTTATCCAAGAAAATGGTACGCAATCGTGCATTGAGCAGATCACTGTCGTTGCAGTCTAAGAGCACGTCCTACCAAAGTTTGCAAAACGAAGGCGTCACTGTCCAGAATGACAACCAAGCGAAAG GGGAGTTACCAGACGGCATCCATAACGATAGAAATCCTCCCGTTCTCGGCCTCGGATTAGACCCCATAAAGATCCGGCCTAACTTCCTACAAACCCTATACGCTATGCTTCGCCTAAGGATACTCAGGCTTTTCAGAAACATGCAGTTTTTGTACTTCACCATCGTTGCGCCTCTTTTGTTAATTGCTCTTGGCCTGCATTTGAACAGCCTTCAAACTGTCGAGGTGAAAATGCAATCTCTGAAATTAAACACTG ATACCTACGGCAATGAGACCAAACTTTTGTACGTCAACAATACCGATCACGATATCACAGCTTTGATCGAGGGGATAGGTCAGGATGTTAGATACATTGAAGAATACGATGGAGATTTCGCCAACTTATTAAAAGTCGCACCTCACGTGGCTGTCTTCAGTGTTAACGAGTACAGCaaacacaaaattaatttgaccgTCGCTTATAATGACACTATGCAACATTCTCTACCGATTTTGATAAACCTACTGTCCAACACCTACCATAG GTTGCTCTTAGGTAACGAGAAGTTAGAATCAATAAGGGTTAAAACCCATCCTTTCCAACAAACATCTCAACCACAGGAGTTTAACATCGGTACGGGCAGCACTGCTTTATTCATTGGGATGAATTTTGTCCTGTTACCAATCATTCTAGTCGTGGATATGGTCTACGATCGGGAA ATAAAAGCGAAAAATCAACTTCGCGTAAATGGTCTGTCGTTTTCAATATACTTTCTGACCTACTTTATTGTACTTGTCGGCCTGATAACGTTCATCTGTCTCTGTATACTCGGCATCATATTCCTCTTCGATGTGCCTTCGCTTCAAGAGATACCAGCACTCATCACTCTCGGTGGTCTGTTAATGCTCTATTGCCCAGCGTCCGTGCTCTTCTCCACGTGTCTCAGTTACATGTTCGACAAAATGGATTCTGCACAGAGTATTTTACCCAATATTGCCACCTTATTCGGGGCTATACCCTTTATACTAGTTATGAGTCTTGACATGTTGGGTGTta GTGCAGCGTTCGTCCTGCACGTGATCTTCTCTTTGATAAATACATTATACGTGCCATATGCTGCTGTATACTATGTCGGACGAGTCCATCTCATGTGCTCCATCAACGCCGCTTGCCACCATCTAACCATGTCTGATTATCTAActacagaaataattataatggcCTTTGGGGTGCTTCTGCACTGCCCGGTGTGGTTCTTTATACTTTTGATATTGGATACCAGAAAGAGTGGCGGCAACGTAAGAGATATTTTCAAGCATTTTCTG CGTAATGGTGGTTCTGTGGGCgaagaaataatggaaaatgcGGATGTTGGAGAACACGAGGATGCGGACGTTAAAGCCGAGAGGCAGAAAGTTTTTAATCTCATTACTTCTTCATCCGTTCAAGAACCACCTGTAGTTCTAGTACAG AATCTCAGAAAGGAGTACCGATACAGAGAATTAGGTTCCTGTGGTTGTTGCTCGAAGCAGGACGAAGAAGCCAGTCAAGTACAACGAAAAGTTGCTGTACGAAACCTTTCGTTAGCAGTCGAACCAGGAGAGGTGTTCGGTTTGTTAGGACACAATGGTGCTGGCAAAACCACTACAATGAAGATTATCATAGCAGAGGAAGCGGCCACACGAGGTAGAGTACATATTGGTGGTCACAACATCAACTCCAATATGTCAGAAGCGTTTAGACAGATGGGCTACTGTCCTCAACATGATGCTCAGTGGAAAAATATCACTGTCAGGGAACATTTAGAATGTTATGCTGCCATACGTGGTGTACCATGGGGAGATATCGGCAG aaTTGTAGACTTGTATTTGTCCGGATTACAAATTCACGAACACGCCGACAAACAGACCCAGGAATGCTCGGGAGGAACCAAAAGAAAACTCAGTTTTGCTATGGCAATGATAGGCGGTCCAAAAGTCGTTTTAATGGACGAACCCAGCACAGGGATGGATCCTAGATCGAAAAGGTTCCTGTGGGATACAATTCTAGCTAGTTTTCAG GGTGGTAGGGGAGCTATTTTAACGACTCATTCAATGGAAGAAGCTGATGCTTTGTGTTCGAAAGTGGGTATAATGGTAAAGGGAGAACTAAGGTGTATTGGCTCTACTCAACATTTAAAGAATCTCTATGGTGCTGGATACACTCTTGAGATAAAACTCCAGGGTGGTGATTGTACTCCGACGACACCATCTGGTGACAGAATTACTAGTCTGAAAGAATTCGTTTCCAGCCTGTTCTCAGATGCCACCCTCGAGGAGAGTTTCGCTGACAGATTAGTTTTCGGTGTACCCCAACAAGCAGTTAACTCGCTGGCCGAGTGCTTTATGCAGTTGGAGAAAG CCAAACAAGAACTGGACATCGAAGAGTACAGTTTCAGTCAAACCACTCTGGAACAAGTATTCCTAAAATTTTCTCATTATGACGAATCAAACTCGGGGGAATGA